In Pyrus communis chromosome 8, drPyrComm1.1, whole genome shotgun sequence, one genomic interval encodes:
- the LOC137741943 gene encoding phenylacetaldehyde reductase-like gives MSSGAGKVVCVTGASGYIASWLVKLLLQRGYTVKASIRDPNDPTKTEHLHVLDGAQDRLQLFKANLLEEGSFDSAVAGCEGVFHTASPFYNDVTDPKAELLEPAVKGTLNVLNSCVKSPSIKRVVLTSSMAAVAYNGKPRTPDVVVDETWFTDPDVCKESKLWYVLSKTLAEDAAWKFVKEKGIDLVTINPAMVIGPLLQPTLNTSAAAILNVIKGARTFPNASFGWINVKDVANAHIQAFERPTASGRYCLVERVAHFSEVVRVLRELYPTLQLPEKCADDKPFVPTYQVSKEKAKSLGVEFIPLDVSLKETVESLKEKGFVNF, from the exons atgagcagCGGAGCAGGGAAGGTCGTGTGCGTCACCGGTGCATCTGGATACATTGCTTCATGGCTCGTTAAGCTTCTTCTCCAGCGCGGCTACACCGTCAAGGCCTCTATTCGCGACCCAA ATGATCCAACTAAGACAGAGCACCTGCATGTGCTTGATGGAGCTCAAGACAGACTTCAACTTTTCAAAGCAAATCTGTTGGAAGAAGGTTCTTTTGACTCTGCTGTTGCGGGTTGTGAAGGCGTATTCCATACTGCATCTCCCTTTTATAATGATGTCACAGACCCAAAG GCAGAACTACTTGAACCTGCAGTAAAGGGGACCCTTAATGTTCTTAATTCGTGTGTGAAATCACCATCAATCAAACGGGTGGTTTTGACATCTTCTATGGCTGCTGTAGCATATAATGGAAAGCCTCGAACTCCTGATGTAGTAGTTGATGAGACTTGGTTTACAGATCCCGATGTTTGTAAGGAATCAAAG CTTTGGTACGTGCTTTCAAAGACTTTGGCTGAAGATGCTGCatggaaatttgtaaaggaGAAGGGTATTGACTTGGTTACAATTAACCCCGCAATGGTGATAGGTCCTCTGTTACAGCCAACTCTTAATACAAGTGCTGCAGCAATTTTAAATGTTATTAAGG GAGCTCGAACATTTCCAAATGCAAGTTTTGGATGGATTAATGTTAAAGATGTTGCCAATGCACATATTCAAGCATTTGAGAGGCCTACCGCTAGTGGCAGATATTGTTTGGTTGAGAGAGTTGCCCACTTCTCAGAAGTTGTGAGAGTTTTACGTGAGCTGTACCCTACTTTGCAACTTCCAGAGAA GTGTGCAGACGACAAGCCTTTTGTGCCAACATATCAGGTGTCCAAGGAGAAGGCGAAGAGCTTGGGTGTCGAATTTATTCCACTTGATGTCAGCCTCAAGGAAACAGTTGAAAGTCTGAAGGAAAAGGGTTTTGTCAATTTCTGA